The following are from one region of the Primulina eburnea isolate SZY01 unplaced genomic scaffold, ASM2296580v1 ctg822_ERROPOS1000000+, whole genome shotgun sequence genome:
- the LOC140822441 gene encoding F-box/kelch-repeat protein At1g57790-like yields MARRRKRVKLLADTIKTERGDSSVDSDEEQTWSALPIELLEEFISKLNLKDNIRASAVCKCWLAVAFSVRQANKPPWLMYMPKHGDLCEFYDPSERKKYWLKFPELQDSRLCYAKDGWLLMMNPKPQNIFFFCPYTREVIKLPVLQRLALQMIAFSAAPTSPSCVLFTVRRVVGSIVEIRTCRPGDKEWTTTNYESHTAFDCSLFDKIVFSKGHFCCFSYTSFLGLYSHSKSSWTVHHVPLPQRPLNSYSKSWYNRKFMAEHGGIVYLVNSSSHDDPLVFKLDETKMAWIRIETLGNLTLFVSFCSCHAVTDLLGKMRNSVYFPKVLYYGKRCVQYSLDKERFFPRKKLNGWEENDTFDRIWIEAPEDLSFLYERRKS; encoded by the exons ATGGCCAGGCGGAGAAAACGGGTGAAGTT GTTAGCTGATACGATAAAAACAGAGAGAGGAGATTCAAGTGTGGATTCAGATGAGGAACAGACATGGTCGGCGCTTCCAATTGagcttttggaagagtttattTCCAAATTAAACTTAAAAGACAATATCCGTGCATCTGCCGTTTGCAAGTGCTGGTTAGCTGTTGCATTCTCTGTCCGGCAAGCCAATAAACCTCCCTGGTTAATGTATATGCCTAAACATGGGGATCTTTGTGAATTCTATGACCCCTCAGAGCGCAAGAAATATTGGCTCAAGTTTCCGGAGTTGCAAGACTCTAGACTTTGCTATGCCAAGGATGGTTGGTTGCTGATGATGAACCCTAAACCTCAAAACATATTCTTCTTTTGCCCTTATACGCGAGAGGTGATAAAATTGCCTGTTCTGCAACGGTTAGCACTTCAAATGATTGCTTTTTCGGCCGCGCCAACATCTCCTAGCTGTGTTCTTTTCACAGTTAGGCGAGTTGTTGGCTCTATCGTTGAAATTAGGACATGTCGTCCTGGTGATAAAGAATGGACGACCACTAATTACGAAAGCCACACAGCATTTGATTGCAGTCTGTTTGATAAGATCGTATTCTCCAAGGGCCATTTCTGTTGTTTTAGCTATACCAGCTTTTTGGGGCTTTATAGTCACAGCAAAAGTTCTTGGACTGTTCATCATGTGCCCCTACCTCAGAGGCCCCTGAATTCATATTCAAAATCTTGGTATAACAGAAAGTTCATGGCAGAGCATGGTGGAATTGTCTACCTTGTAAACAGTAGCTCTCATGATGACCCGCTCGTATTCAAGTTAGACGAGACAAAAATGGCATGGATAAGAATTGAAACTTTAGGAAACTTGACGCTCTTTGTGAGTTTCTGTTCATGCCATGCTGTGACGGATCTTCTTGGAAAGATGAGAAATAGTGTTTATTTCCCCAAGGTTCTCTACTATGGCAAGCGTTGCGTTCAATATTCTCTGGATAAAGAGAGATTCTTCCCCCGAAAGAAGCTTAACGGTTGGGAGGAAAACGACACCTTTGACCGCATTTGGATCGAAGCCCCCGAAGACCTATCATTCTTGTATGAACG GAGAAAGAGTTAA
- the LOC140822426 gene encoding uncharacterized protein, producing MPQVDLVSACTGGGNDRKVVCVTLADDESPENEFIPDEEDTDFPPESFWLSKDAEYDWFDRNAFLERKDSTKGNANSANLNPNSNHSSQRFSVALKSKASIIGLPKTQKNTFVDAHRRTCRSVNVKLFPKRSSSAGKSTVPIIDPGSPKVSCIGRVRSKRGRRRPSSSKITEKQLEKQKTSREKQVEIPKTTGAEKKKQKKKRGFYSKLMSVFRSADKNSDRSSSCKTVEVTEKKPVAVGAQWRSVNHKAACEPPSLGGVTRFSSGRRSGPWAAEDLNQVGSESQEMDRRACGMSRS from the coding sequence ATGCCTCAAGTCGATCTTGTCAGCGCTTGCACTGGTGGAGGAAATGACCGGAAAGTCGTCTGTGTAACTTTGGCAGACGATGAATCGCCGGAAAATGAATTCATTCCCGATGAAGAAGACACCGACTTCCCGCCGGAGTCTTTCTGGCTGTCCAAGGATGCTGAATACGATTGGTTTGATCGCAACGCCTTTTTAGAGAGAAAAGATTCCACCAAAGGCAACGCGAACTCTGCGAATTTGAACCCTAATTCTAACCACAGTTCTCAGAGGTTTTCAGTTGCCTTGAAATCCAAGGCTTCCATTATTGGACTGCCAAAGACGCAAAAGAACACTTTTGTGGATGCACATAGAAGGACCTGTAGATCGGTGAACGTGAAGCTGTTCCCCAAACGCTCCTCCTCGGCGGGAAAATCGACTGTTCCTATAATTGATCCGGGGTCCCCGAAGGTTTCTTGTATCGGGAGAGTCCGCTCGAAGCGCGGCCGGCGCAGGCCGAGCTCCTCCAAGATAACCGAGAAACAGCTGGAAAAACAAAAAACCAGCCGGGAGAAGCAGGTGGAGATACCAAAAACCACCGGCGCCGAGAAAAAGAAGCAGAAGAAGAAGCGCGGGTTTTATTCCAAGTTAATGAGCGTATTCCGGTCCGCTGACAAGAATTCAGACCGCTCGAGTAGCTGTAAAACTGTGGAAGTCACGGAGAAAAAACCGGTGGCAGTTGGAGCGCAGTGGAGGAGCGTGAATCACAAAGCTGCGTGCGAGCCGCCGAGTTTGGGAGGCGTGACGCGGTTCTCTTCGGGGCGGCGATCCGGGCCTTGGGCCGCGGAGGATCTCAATCAAGTGGGTTCCGAGTCGCAGGAAATGGATCGGCGCGCGTGTGGCATGAGCAGAAGTTAG
- the LOC140822429 gene encoding cell division protein FtsZ homolog 2-1, chloroplastic-like: MLRGDTNPTISDPRQDGLSGSVSESLKDSSSLNSYNEAKIKVIGVGGGGSNAVNRMIESSMKGVEFWIINTDVQAMRMSPVFPENRLQIGQELTRGLGAGGNPDIGMSAANESKESIEDAVYGSDMVFVTAGMGGGTGTGGAPVIAGIAKSMGILTVGIVTTPFSFEGRRRSVQAQEGIAALRENVDTLIVIPNDKLLTAVSASTPVTEAFNLADDILRQGVRGISDIITIPGLVNVDFADVRAIMANAGSSLMGIGTATGKSRARDAALNAIQSPLLDIGIERATGIVWNITGGCDMTLFEVNAAAEVIYDLVDPSANLIFGAVIDPSISGQVSITLIATGFKRQEESDGRNLQANHLAQTEANLGFNRQPSSFLEGRVEIPEFLRKKGRSRYPPA; the protein is encoded by the exons ATGCTTAGAGGTGACACAAACCCTACAATATCAGACCCAAGGCAGGATGGTTTGAGTGGCAGTGTTTCCGAGAGCTTGAAAGATTCATCAAGTTTGAACAGTTATAATGAGGCCAAGATAAAGGTTATCGGCGTTGGAGGCGGTGGCTCAAATGCTGTTAATCGGATGATAGAGAGCTCAATGAAAGGTGTTGAATTCTGGATTATTAACACTGATGTCCAAGCGATGAGGATGTCACCTGTCTTTCCAGAGAATCGGTTGCAGATTGGTCAGGAGCTGACTAGAGGACTTGGAGCTGGTGGAAACCCTGATATTGGGATGAGTGCGGCTAACGAAAGCAAAGAATCTATAGAGGATGCAGTGTATGGGTCAGATATGGTCTTTGTAACT GCTGGAATGGGTGGAGGAACCGGAACTGGTGGAGCTCCTGTGATTGCTGGAATTGCAAAATCAATGGGTATTTTGACTGTTGGTATTGTTACGACTCCATTTTCTTTTGAGGGACGAAGAAGATCTGTCCAAGCCCAAGAAGGAATTGCTGCTTTGAGAGAAAATGTTGACACATTAATAGTGATTCCAAATGATAAACTGTTGACTGCCGTTTCTGCATCTACCCCAGTAACAGAAGCATTTAATCTCGCTGATGATATTCTTCGGCAAGGAGTTCGTGGTATCTCTGACATAATCACG ATACCAGGGCTAGTGAATGTAGATTTTGCTGATGTGCGAGCTATTATGGCTAATGCAGGCTCTTCATTAATGGGAATAGGAACTGCAACAG GGAAGAGCAGGGCCAGAGATGCTGCATTGAATGCGATTCAATCGCCTTTGCTGGATATCGGAATAGAGAGAGCCACCGGAATTGTGTGGAATATAACCGGCGGCTGTGATATGACATTGTTTGAG GTAAACGCCGCAGCAGAGGTCATATATGATCTTGTCGATCCAAGCGCCAACCTAATTTTTGGTGCTGTGATAGACCCGTCAATAAGTGGTCAA GTGAGTATAACATTGATCGCCACTGGTTTTAAACGGCAAGAGGAAAGCGATGGGAGAAACCTACAG GCAAATCATCTGGCCCAGACCGAGGCAAACCTTGGTTTCAACAGGCAGCCATCATCGTTTTTGGAAGGCAGAGTGGAGATTCCCGAGTTCCTGAGGAAGAAAGGACGTTCCCGCTATCCCCCAGCTTGA